aaattaacccatgagtcgcaagtctctagtatcattaactcggatcagttgagtcctactacaattcaatctaaaacgataaactgcgccacacacaaaactcttgcaacattagctagcctcttagccctagccatcatagctgccaaaaatgtaacaatttcgtaggcaaccacaactccacaaatcaactcaagcaactgagtgagcaggcagtccgagataactggttaacttcccgcagagccggaaacattgcagactcgcagaccatgggactcagattggagcggctgagtagcaatccgggttagtcggatcagccggccggttaagctacgttgagtacgagtcagtcgaatcagccggctacgttgtcatgagtggatctgcgagagcgagtagctcctcctcgaggtgaaaagcaattccacaacaaaagctattctttcacttctgaaataacattcaatgttctgcatgtagcctagacataattagatttggtgtatagatgtagcatattaaaatgcaattaggtcgtgcagacagtccgaactgcacgctcatggagctgcttgagtatCTACCCAGGTCAGTTGAATCAGCCGGGcaggccggttacgttgttttatgagtgcgagtcagccgaatcagccggctacgttgtcatgagtggatctttagagcagcgagtaactcctcgtcaaggtgaaaaacaaatccacaacaaaagccatgctttcacttctgaaataacatatattcttcacgcatagcctactataaaatgcaattaggtcgcaaagacagtccgaaacattgcaagctctgtatggagttgcttgagtaggctagcctacctgagtCAGTCGGATCAGctgggcgggccggttacgttatgttgttatgactgcgagtcagccgaatcagccggctacgttgtcatgagtggatctttagaggagcgagtaactcctcatcaacgtgaaaagcaaatccacaacaaaagccatgctttcaattctgaaataacatatgttctgcaagcatagcctactttaaaatgcaattaggtcgcgaagacagtccaaaacaatagcaagctctgtatggagagtATACTACCTGGGTCAGTCGGATCAGccaggcgggccggttacgttgttgttatgagtgcgagtcagccgaatcagccggctacgttgtcatgagtggatctttagaggagcgagtaaatcctcgtcaaggttaaaagaaaatccacaacaaaagccatgctttcacttctgaaataacatatatttaTAACATATATGTACTTTAAAaagcaattaggtcgcgaagacagtccgaaacattgcaagctctgtatggagttgcttgagaaggctagcctacctgggtcatttggatcagccgggcggaccggttacgttatgttgttatgagtgcgagtcagtcgaatcagccggctacattgtcatgataataggcctaatgagaatagtagtagtagtagtataataacaataataataatttattgactgcagggcatttctacgttcctgtttctatgtctacattgaaagtcaattgcttaggctaggttaagacaataaataaacagtctggctcaaactgctttctttcccgtgagtgggtggaggttttgatgctattatattaggctattttatattatattatattatattatattaggctacctaacagtataactatgattattattagtatatagtagtggtaataaacattgtagcagagtagcattagacataggcaaacttttctattgttaacaaaacaacaacaaataatatattattataatataggctaccctctctgtcaataagatcaacgtttctgaacatgagcaccaaaaagatgaacaatgtgtggatgcactgaccaggagagcaaaactctaaaggctaaatgcaagtactgcaaaaacctggtttcaaatcatggaggatccacatccaacatgagaaggcacttaacgaaatgaagcaccccactgcactgcttgaacgtaggactgaatttctttgcgatttagcaatactgactcaagtgactcattcaacccggatcagtttagtgagtgactcagaataacccggatccttaaaaggaatcgagtttgacaggcctaatATGTAGAGccatgagtaagaatgaacaggtatgataagggatcagattccaaaaataattcagtggaaatgcatggattccagtttcttccagtagcagcaactggaatccatgcatttccacataattatttttggaatctgatcctttatcatacctgttcattcttactcgtcgcagGTAAGCGACGTACACAGGTAAGCGACACCcagccctcatcactaaaatatgcagctaacggtgactttttttctgtaagaaatctctgcagcggctctcgcaactcaaacaccctggccagtgacctgcatcCAACCAACTTGGATAGCGTACCACGGTGACCCATTCACCCTCTCTAACAACTGTGCCTCAATATCCTCTGACATATCATCAATTCGCCTATGGACAGTGCTTGCAGATACCTGAGCTATTTTTTTAGCTGCAGCCTCCCCAAGGAGTTCATTGCACATGCCTTTACCAGCAGGCTGAATTAACTCTTCCCCAATAGTAAAGGGCTTTTTAGATTTAGCAATCCAAATAGCCACTATGAggcttttagcgcagccacgttcaccgatgtggttgctttacgcactagttttttgtccttcttgctcGCGTTTCTTACGCTCGAAGAACTCAAGGAGTTTGTCTTTAAGTGTAGGATGCTTGGACTCTAGTTGTCGAATtagctttgatggtttcattgcttcgtttgacaacttatcgccaaataccacacataaaggactttgtgcatgcgagtcaccggtctctgcgaaaccatattttaaatacgactcgtcatatttcgtattgaatgagcccttctttttctttgaggtatctggctcaccatcgtcagtgggtattattgcgaatgtgacattattgcgaattaaattgagtttatttagtttgcatgcattttttttaaactgttgtcgtaggctacggccctgTTAGGAATGTCCCGGGCCACgacccggtggttggggaccgctgctttGACACTGTTTTAATTACTTTATGTATCTAAATTGCTCTTAGCTCACTTTATGTATCTTATTAATCAATGCTGTCAGTGTTGCAACTGTACACTGCGTGcagatgtttttcttttttgtctattggaATGCCAGTGTTGCAACTGTACACTGcgtgcttttatttatttatctattttcaTTCTAGCTAGTcactgtacagcactttggtcagtttTGCACTGctttaaatgtgctttataaataaaacttacttacttacttacttatttatttacttacttattaGACGTtatctgcggtaaactacagtgttgtcctGAAGcttctttccaacccactttagattaacttccaacaaaattacgtctccatctggtggacaaacgactacgtaacgccaatactggaaatgctgccaaatgatgatgaatatttggttttcctttaatcctactgaatttgtaattatgtatcggccattctaattgccgataccgatagtatgtgcgtgcctgtgtgtgcgtgtgtatgtatggagtgtacagtcactaaatgtacacataacttcatttttttagacccccccatggatgaaattctacgaaacttggcatacccccagagtcaggttaatcatacacatacaatttggtgcagttttgaacatcttaactaaagagaggggcgattaaagcagaatgatattgcattttatttgtttaccggggggggtgcaaatcacaaatgagtgattatgggctaggttgatgtgggcccttgagaccaacataccataaaaatgtcttcatcctcggtgccacggttcaggtagttatttaggaaaaactgaaatttttgggtttcgggggcccagcgtggggggggggggggtggcccccggggaccaaaccaAATTTGGGGGCTACATACCaacaccaaatttcatgtgccccggtgtttcggtgtcccgggtatcgttgaccaaagattcaggaagtagatgacaaaaataaataaataaataaaactaaaaactttgacaatctatatgaccgcttcgctagcggcggtcataataaatggcAAGGGACCTTaccaaacgttaacgttaaaaaATATAACAGTTTTATAACTGTTATAACTTTGTCTGAATAAACAAGTGGATACTGCGTGGATGCTGAAAACTTTCATTTTTGAGTACCCCTGGCTACAGTGTGCAGATAGGTGCTGGGAGGAGCTCAGTTCTTGGGGGACATTTCCTAGGGTTAAAAAGGGGCGTTGTTTTCGGGAATAGGAAGGCAACTACATCAACAAACGCGAGATGGAGGGTAAAATCGTGTTTATTCTTAGAAAGCTAACATTAGTAACATTAAGATTACATTTTAATGTGCATGAGTAAGGCTAAATGTATGAAAAACGCGATTTAGTGTTGTGATATTAGCGTGGACTATGTGTTGTGGTAGCCTCAGCCTGGTTGCAAGTTATTTTCTCTGTTACGAaatcactaaataaataaataaatgtatgctATCAGTTTCAATCAGATTAGCACAGATCTAGGATTTCCATGTTTTATTTGACAATGATTCCATTTGTTTCTTACTACATGGAACCGGCACGGCGCGCGTTGCAGAGTCGAACCCAAATTCATCTTCAGCTTCAAGCAACGCAGGACCGCTAGTTCAAGTGACATTTCAAAAGGACCCGAACCGAAAAAAGAAATATCTGGAGTCCGAACCCAAAGCACTTGGGGTGTGTAGTTTCAGTTAATGTGTGTAGAATAGCTACTAAGCACAAATGCCTTAGGTCATAAAAGTCATATAATTCCCATTGGGGCTTAATTAAAGCGCGCGTGTCTGTCCAGTGCACTCAGATTGTACTCGCATTCTTCCTGGTGAACGCCGGTCTCCTCAATGGGTCACTCGGGTGGAGTACTGTGGAAATCATAAATGGAATTTTTGTAAGTTTATGTGGGATGACATAAGCCTGCCTGTAGCATTAGAATATTATTTGTAAAATAAGACTGAACAGTAACACAATTTCTCCTTGTAGCCTATTATTGCTGGAAGTGTGGCCATTGCAGCACAGAATCTTTCCCTACGCACAGTAAGTTTTGGCGGAACCTATTTGCATAGCATCACTAGAAAACAAAACCCCTTAATCTCAGCCCTTATAAATGCCATACTTTTGACCTTGAAACCCTTCTATAATTAATCATAGTTTTTAAATGTGCATAGATTAAGGTTGATTAAAGAGAAAAACCTACTGAATCCCTGAACCAAcaccttaaaataaaataaaattgtcCTTAATTGCCTCCTTAAGGGGGTTCACACTCACATCTTAAAAAGACATTTCAATGTAAAAGGCCACCTTATATAAATGAAATGGTTTTGGTATGTTTTCAGGGGTAATTTAAGGTAAATTTGGGTACATCATGTTTCATAGTGCATGCATAGCTCACTGCAATAAGTAACAGTGTAAAGGTTATTTTCACTCTTATTTCTATCCAGTTTAGGGCCTGTTTGGGACTCCAGGTTTTCACCAGCATAATCTGTGGAGTCACCCTCCTGTGTATGCTTGGCATGTTAGAAGACATGCATCATCATGATCCTTGCCGTTATTGGACATATGATGAGGTTAACGGAACTGTCTACGAAGCATGTACAATGTTGTTGGTGAGCAAAATAAATGCGTGTGTTTAGAGAGAGCTTCTCCTACAAAGATTAATGGACTCACATctggaaatatatatatatataaaacaatatttaggctacttcataTTCAGTTTCCAGTTCAGCTGTCAG
This genomic stretch from Alosa sapidissima isolate fAloSap1 chromosome 16, fAloSap1.pri, whole genome shotgun sequence harbors:
- the LOC121685638 gene encoding uncharacterized protein LOC121685638 isoform X2; this encodes MEESNPNSSSASSNAGPLVQVTFQKDPNRKKKYLESEPKALGCTQIVLAFFLVNAGLLNGSLGWSTVEIINGIFPIIAGSVAIAAQNLSLRTFRACLGLQVFTSIICGVTLLCMLGMLEDMHHHDPCRYWTYDEVNGTVYEACTMLLQVEDHYSAGTKVVLATILGISITLAAYCCKVIQCCSPAGFMPVITVNAPPAPEVRREDREEESPSDG
- the LOC121685638 gene encoding uncharacterized protein LOC121685638 isoform X3, with translation MRMLNVELTHFPPLLLFPWASSHCGKGRESNPNSSSASSNAGPLVQVTFQKDPNRKKKYLESEPKALGPIIAGSVAIAAQNLSLRTFRACLGLQVFTSIICGVTLLCMLGMLEDMHHHDPCRYWTYDEVNGTVYEACTMLLQVEDHYSAGTKVVLATILGISITLAAYCCKVIQCCSPAGFMPVITVNAPPAPEVRREDREEESPSDG
- the LOC121685638 gene encoding uncharacterized protein LOC121685638 isoform X1, with the protein product MRMLNVELTHFPPLLLFPWASSHCGKGRESNPNSSSASSNAGPLVQVTFQKDPNRKKKYLESEPKALGCTQIVLAFFLVNAGLLNGSLGWSTVEIINGIFPIIAGSVAIAAQNLSLRTFRACLGLQVFTSIICGVTLLCMLGMLEDMHHHDPCRYWTYDEVNGTVYEACTMLLQVEDHYSAGTKVVLATILGISITLAAYCCKVIQCCSPAGFMPVITVNAPPAPEVRREDREEESPSDG